A part of Candidatus Fusobacterium pullicola genomic DNA contains:
- a CDS encoding IS6 family transposase → MSKNFNICCPDCFSKDLYKYGKDNTGEQKYRCKTCHRQFTKNASAKQKLNYPKCPVCGAGTYLHHDYEHYSRFKCNSKKCNHIHVVLKKSVFYEPLAQEINSKFNFKRLRTNINIIIDALYMYFSGSSSTRAISQYLLHRKNFKISHVAIYKWIKNFGALFKEISENYMPKNLNSSDEWHVDETVIKISGKRYYIWTLIDSETRFVINWFLTSSRQAASAFHLFAKAKDSFGSPLNIVSDRLPSYTIPTKVVFNESKHIKVQSWYDDITNNLIESFFKRFKHKYKTCHGFKSEASVQALLQGFFFFYNYIIPHSSLNGETPARVAGVSYSELQRSNLLLF, encoded by the coding sequence TACAGGAGAACAAAAATATCGTTGTAAAACTTGTCATAGACAATTTACTAAAAATGCCAGCGCTAAACAAAAACTTAATTATCCTAAATGTCCTGTATGTGGCGCAGGAACTTATTTACATCATGATTATGAACACTATTCTAGATTCAAATGTAATTCTAAAAAATGTAATCATATTCATGTTGTTTTAAAGAAATCTGTCTTTTATGAACCTTTAGCTCAAGAAATTAATTCTAAGTTTAATTTCAAACGTTTAAGAACCAATATTAATATTATTATTGACGCACTTTATATGTACTTTAGCGGTTCTTCTTCTACAAGAGCTATATCTCAATATCTATTACACAGAAAAAATTTTAAAATTTCACATGTCGCTATTTATAAATGGATTAAAAATTTTGGCGCATTATTCAAAGAAATTTCTGAAAATTATATGCCTAAAAATCTTAACTCTTCTGATGAGTGGCATGTTGATGAAACTGTAATTAAAATATCTGGTAAAAGATACTACATTTGGACTTTAATTGATTCTGAAACAAGATTTGTTATTAATTGGTTTTTAACCTCATCAAGACAAGCTGCTTCCGCTTTTCATCTTTTTGCAAAAGCTAAAGATAGTTTTGGAAGCCCATTAAATATTGTCTCAGATAGACTTCCAAGCTACACAATACCAACTAAAGTTGTTTTTAATGAATCTAAACATATCAAGGTTCAATCATGGTATGATGATATTACAAATAACTTAATAGAAAGTTTCTTTAAAAGGTTTAAACATAAGTATAAAACTTGTCATGGCTTTAAATCTGAAGCATCAGTTCAGGCGCTTTTACAAGGTTTCTTTTTCTTTTATAACTACATTATTCCGCATAGTAGTTTAAACGGAGAAACACCCGCAAGAGTAGCTGGAGTCTCATACTCAGAACTTCAAAGAAGTAATTTATTATTATTTTAA